The proteins below come from a single Spirochaetaceae bacterium genomic window:
- a CDS encoding FAD-dependent oxidoreductase, translated as GAVAGNRRDCAAGRSGGHQAAGAGTGSKGSGAAPAAARTAVVVGGGIAGVAAATVLAERGIATTVLEREPALGGRAGAAPLRLASGETVQMERGFHAFFRQYYNLRNLLRRISPDLDILTPLDDYPVLGPHGQRQSLTDIPRTPPWNIVALTRRTPELTLPALARVGLREALSMLAFDIDHTYRRHDHRSAAEYLDALRFPPAARRMLFDVFAHSFFNPEDGMSAAELLMMFHFYFTGSREGLIFDVARAPFSTAIWQPLHRYLANLGVRVATGTAARAIRRDRGGWAVATGGGQRASVAAGAVVLALDVAGLQRLLPHTPFDGGAWADSLASLATTLPFAVWRLWLDTPTAPGRAPFAGTAGVPLLDNISLFHLFEDESRAWADAHHGSVVELHAYAVPEAASEADIRAGLLRGLHRLYPETRPARVVDDAFLLRRDCPAFGPGSHARRPGVATPHPGLYLAGDYVRIDQPSALMERAATTGIAAANAILRRWHLPPEPVASVRRSGILPSIAA; from the coding sequence GCGGTGCGGTGGCGGGCAACCGCCGTGATTGCGCGGCGGGGCGCAGCGGCGGCCACCAGGCTGCCGGAGCCGGCACCGGCAGCAAAGGCAGCGGTGCGGCGCCGGCGGCGGCGCGCACCGCCGTAGTGGTCGGCGGCGGCATCGCCGGGGTGGCGGCGGCAACGGTACTCGCCGAGCGCGGCATCGCCACCACCGTGCTGGAGCGGGAACCGGCGCTCGGCGGCCGCGCGGGCGCGGCGCCGCTGCGGCTCGCCAGCGGCGAGACGGTGCAGATGGAGCGCGGATTCCACGCCTTCTTCCGCCAGTACTACAACCTGCGCAACCTGCTGCGCCGCATCTCACCCGACCTCGACATCCTCACCCCGCTCGACGACTACCCGGTTCTCGGCCCGCACGGGCAGCGCCAGTCGCTGACGGACATCCCCCGCACGCCGCCGTGGAACATCGTCGCGCTGACCCGGCGCACGCCCGAGCTGACCCTGCCCGCGCTGGCGCGCGTCGGGCTGCGCGAGGCGCTGTCGATGCTGGCATTCGACATCGACCACACCTACCGGCGCCACGATCACCGCTCGGCCGCCGAGTACCTGGACGCGCTGCGCTTCCCGCCGGCGGCCCGCCGCATGCTGTTCGACGTGTTCGCCCACTCCTTCTTCAACCCCGAGGACGGCATGTCGGCCGCGGAGCTGTTGATGATGTTCCACTTCTACTTCACCGGCAGCCGCGAAGGATTGATCTTCGACGTGGCGCGCGCGCCGTTCTCGACCGCCATCTGGCAGCCGCTGCACCGCTACCTCGCCAACCTCGGCGTGCGGGTTGCCACCGGCACGGCGGCACGCGCGATCCGGCGCGACCGGGGCGGCTGGGCAGTGGCGACCGGCGGTGGGCAGCGCGCCTCCGTCGCCGCCGGCGCCGTGGTGCTCGCGCTCGACGTGGCCGGCCTGCAGCGGCTGCTGCCGCATACCCCGTTCGACGGCGGCGCGTGGGCGGACTCGCTAGCGAGCCTGGCAACCACGCTGCCGTTCGCGGTGTGGCGGCTGTGGCTGGACACCCCGACCGCGCCGGGGCGGGCGCCGTTTGCCGGCACCGCGGGCGTTCCCCTGCTGGACAATATCTCGCTGTTCCACCTGTTCGAGGACGAGAGCCGCGCCTGGGCGGACGCCCACCACGGCTCGGTGGTGGAACTGCACGCGTACGCCGTGCCGGAGGCCGCCTCCGAGGCCGACATCCGGGCCGGCCTGCTGCGCGGGCTGCATCGGCTCTACCCGGAGACGCGCCCGGCGCGCGTGGTCGACGACGCCTTCCTGCTGCGCCGCGACTGCCCGGCGTTCGGTCCCGGCTCGCACGCCCGCCGTCCCGGCGTGGCCACCCCCCACCCGGGGCTGTACCTGGCGGGAGACTACGTGCGCATCGACCAGCCGTCGGCGCTCATGGAGCGTGCGGCCACGACCGGCATTGCCGCCGCCAACGCCATCCTGCGGCGCTGGCACCTGCCGCCCGAGCCGGTGGC